From the Paenibacillus sp. R14(2021) genome, the window CGGCACGAGCGATTACTGGCATCATATCGGCATCAGCGTATTCCGGGTATCGGCAGGGTTCCTGCTCGCCTGCATCATCGGCATTCCGATCGGCATCTTCGCCGGCACGTTCAAATACGGGGAGGCGTTCGTAGAGCCTCCAATGGAATTCATTCGTTACATGCCGGCCGTTGCGTTCATTCCGCTCATCATGGTGTGGGCGGGAATCGGGGAATGGGCGAAAATCCTGCTCATCTTCATCGGCTGCTTCTTCCAGCTCGTGCTGATGGTGGCCGACAACACGCGCCGCGTCTCGGCCGATCTGCTGCAGGCATCGTTCACGCTCGGCGCCGGCCGCTGGAAAGCAATCGAGACGGTGCTCATTCCCGCGATACAGCCGCAGCTGATGCATACGCTCCGCCTCATTCTCGGCTGGGCATGGACCTATCTCGTCGTCGCGGAGCTTGTCGCCGTCAACAGCGGCCTCGGCTATGCCATTATGAAAGCACAGCGCTTCTTGAATACAGATCAAATTTTTGTCGGCATTATCGTTATCGGCCTGCTGGGGCTGATCAGCGATCGGATTTTCGCCTTCTTGAACCGCAGATTTTTCCCTTGGGCATAAGCGGCTGGTACGGGCAGCGCGCATAACGTATCGTCCCAAACGCGAAGAAATGGGGAGTGAGCATCATGGAAGCATTGAAGAAGCAGGATACGGCGCCAGAAGCGGAGGCGCAGGCGCAGGTGCAAGCTGCTCCACCGGGAGCAGCGGCGCGCACCGGCGCAAGGCAGCAGGGAGAGATCGTCGTCTCCGGCCTGCACAAAGTGTATGAATCGAGGAAGAGTCGGTTCGAAGCGCTCAAAGACATTGATCTCACGGTCGGCGCCAATGAGTTTGTTACCATCGTCGGACCGTCCGGCTGCGGGAAGTCGACGCTGCTGCGCATCGTGGCAGGGCTCGATGAGCTGACGGACGGCACCGTCAAGCTCGACGGCGAAGAGGTGGTCGGGCCAGGCGCGGAGCGGGGCATGGTGTTCCAGGGCTACACGCTGTTCCCTTGGCTGACCGTCAGGGAAAACATCGAATACGGACCGAAGCTGAAGGGCATCCCCACGCTGGACCGCCGTGCGATCAGCAACCACTTTCTGAAAGTCATTAAGCTGGAGTCGTTCGCGGGCGCTTATCCGAAACAGCTCTCCGGGGGAATGAAGCAGCGGGTCGCCATCGCGCGGGCGCTGGCCAATCGTCCGAAGGTGCTCTTGATGGATGAGCCGTTCGGAGCGCTTGATGCGCAGACGAAGCTGGAGATGCAGGAGATGCTGCTGGACGTATGGGACAAGGAGAAGACGACCGTACTGTTCATTACGCACGATATTGAAGAAGCGATCTTCCTGTCGCAGCGCATCGTTGTTATGGGGGCGAACCCCGGGCGAATGCTGAAGACGTTCGAAGTGAAGCTGCCGGCGCAGCGGACGCCGGAAGTGCGGGACTTGCCTGAATTTCTGCTGCTTAAGCGGGAGCTGGGTCAGTTGCTCAAGCACTAGCCTTACATGTAAGCGGCAGCCAATACCAACCTGGGAGTGATTGCATATGGCAAGATCCGGACCGGCGAGAAATCCGGAAGGCAAAGGAAGCGCAAGACACCGGAATAAACGGTTATTGGCTGGGCTTGGACGTATTGTCATCTTCTTGTTTTTCCGTCATCCTGCTGCTCGAATGTGAGCGGCGGGATTTTTTGTTTTCAGGAGCCCGGGAGCCTGCGGAAACAGGCACTTCTTGCGGCGGGTTCGCCAATTGTTGGCGTTTGTGCCTAATGCATAAGAAAATGGGAGGGGATGAATACTATGGTCAGATCGATAATCACCTTTTTCAAGGATCCTCTCCTCTTGAATAATAAAGCAGCAGCAGCATGCCAATCGTCCAGTCCAATTCAAAACCTTCCAAGGAAAGTGGGGCAACTAGAACATGAAAGCAACTGGAATTGTCCGTCGTATCGATGATCTCGGCCGGGTCGTCATCCCTAAGGAAATCCGCCGTACACTGCGCATACGCGAGGGCGACCCGCTGGAAATCTTCGTTGATCGCGATGGTGAAGTGATTCTGAAGAAGTATTCCCCAATTGGTGAGCTTGGCGATTTCGCCAAGGAATATGCGGAATCCCTCTCGGAGAGCACGAACCATATCACGCTGATCACGGATCGGGATAATATCATTGCCGTAGCCGGCGCGCCGAAGAAGGAATACTTGGAGAAGCAGATCGGCTCTATGCTGGAGAACTGCATGGATAATCGCAAGACGGTCGTGGAATCCGGCGGCGGCTCGTTCGAAGTGGTGAAAGATGTCGGCGAGTCGTTCACGTCGGTCGTGGCGGCTCCGATCGTAGCCGGCGGCGATCCCATCGGCACGGTCGTGCTGCTGAGCAAGGACGAGTCGATCAAAATGGCGCAAATGGAAACGAAAATGGCGGAGACCGCGGCCGGTTTCCTTGCGAAGCAAATGGAACAGTAGCGAGCGACAAGCTTCTTTGGAGGGTAATGCCTTCAGGGAAGCTTTTTTTACGTGGGAGGGCCGTAGCGGCGGGTACGCTTCGAATTCGCTTGGGATCAAGAGGAGGCAGGGCACTTCTTCTTCTCCCGCGGGTCAACGCAGCCATGTTTAGGGTATAATGGGAGAAGGAGAAGAGACAGGCAGGTGCGGAAGTTGAAACAAAGGCAGGGGGAACGAGCCGATACGCCGGGAAGCGGCCGTAAGCTTGAGGCTAGGGGAACTGACGCGGTTCCGGCGGGGCCGGGATTAGCGCGAGACCAAGCTTCTGGGCGAAGCGCCGAGAAGCAGCGGCTGCAGCGCCATGAAGACGCTGGGTTCGGTGATGGCGTTCATGAACAGGCTGCCGCAAGTGAGGGGAGCCTGAGCGAAGGGACGTACAGCGGTGGCGGAGCCGCAAGAGACTCCCATGATAACGGCGGCAGGGGGCCGACGTTTCTTAAAGGCGCGGCGCTCATGGGCGCTGCGATGCTCATCAGCAAGACACTAGGAACGCTGCAAAAAATTCCGCTTCAAAATATTGCCGGCGACCGCGTGTTCGGCATCTATAACGCGGTTTATCCGATCTATCAGCTGCTGCTCGTCATGGTGACCGCCGGCTTCCCGGTTGCCGTATCGCTGCTCGTCGCGGAGCGCGAAGCAGCCGGTGACGCGGGCGGGTCGAGGCGAGTGCTTGGTGCCAGTTCATGGCT encodes:
- a CDS encoding ABC transporter permease yields the protein MNAPKRRKPHRFQIFKDIGGRPFAFTAGFSFLLLLAFWSALSYTQAVNPVFLPTPDKVLTEMFKLLGTSDYWHHIGISVFRVSAGFLLACIIGIPIGIFAGTFKYGEAFVEPPMEFIRYMPAVAFIPLIMVWAGIGEWAKILLIFIGCFFQLVLMVADNTRRVSADLLQASFTLGAGRWKAIETVLIPAIQPQLMHTLRLILGWAWTYLVVAELVAVNSGLGYAIMKAQRFLNTDQIFVGIIVIGLLGLISDRIFAFLNRRFFPWA
- a CDS encoding ABC transporter ATP-binding protein, coding for MEALKKQDTAPEAEAQAQVQAAPPGAAARTGARQQGEIVVSGLHKVYESRKSRFEALKDIDLTVGANEFVTIVGPSGCGKSTLLRIVAGLDELTDGTVKLDGEEVVGPGAERGMVFQGYTLFPWLTVRENIEYGPKLKGIPTLDRRAISNHFLKVIKLESFAGAYPKQLSGGMKQRVAIARALANRPKVLLMDEPFGALDAQTKLEMQEMLLDVWDKEKTTVLFITHDIEEAIFLSQRIVVMGANPGRMLKTFEVKLPAQRTPEVRDLPEFLLLKRELGQLLKH
- the spoVT gene encoding stage V sporulation protein T, whose product is MKATGIVRRIDDLGRVVIPKEIRRTLRIREGDPLEIFVDRDGEVILKKYSPIGELGDFAKEYAESLSESTNHITLITDRDNIIAVAGAPKKEYLEKQIGSMLENCMDNRKTVVESGGGSFEVVKDVGESFTSVVAAPIVAGGDPIGTVVLLSKDESIKMAQMETKMAETAAGFLAKQMEQ